A window of the Desulfobacula toluolica Tol2 genome harbors these coding sequences:
- a CDS encoding response regulator, with protein sequence MINDFVVADTQKNANILIVDDEPLIRDLLKNAMARTSYPCYFAENGEEALKLFSENTFDVVVTDIDMPVMDGIELAKIIKSQFTTDVIVMTGQISSYHYDEIISIGASDFVEKPFSPKEMILRVNRVLRERHLKQEAKKAHNELKNSYIDSVHRLVMAAEYKDEDTGDHIIRIGQYCSLMAEKLSLSEEFIETISYAAPMHDIGKIGIPDKILLKPGKLTNIEFETIKTHPQIGARLLSRSKSKILQMAHEIALNHHEKFNGKGYPNQAKGIDIPISGRITAIADTFDALTSKRPYKDPYPPEVTYNIMKKERGEHFDPDILDVFMNNFEQFLDIRGKVQAFEGKPGQSFKLSERDKINSKKK encoded by the coding sequence ATGATAAATGATTTTGTTGTCGCAGACACTCAAAAAAATGCCAATATCTTAATTGTTGATGATGAACCACTTATAAGAGATTTGCTTAAAAACGCAATGGCAAGAACAAGCTATCCTTGTTATTTTGCAGAAAATGGTGAAGAGGCATTAAAACTTTTTTCCGAAAATACGTTTGATGTGGTCGTGACTGATATTGACATGCCTGTTATGGATGGTATTGAGCTTGCCAAAATCATTAAATCGCAATTTACTACAGACGTGATTGTCATGACAGGCCAGATAAGCAGTTACCATTATGATGAAATCATCAGTATCGGTGCCAGTGATTTTGTTGAAAAGCCTTTTTCACCCAAAGAGATGATTCTCAGGGTTAATCGTGTATTACGAGAAAGACATCTGAAGCAGGAAGCAAAAAAAGCCCACAATGAACTTAAAAATTCCTATATTGATTCTGTGCATCGCCTTGTCATGGCAGCAGAGTATAAAGACGAAGACACTGGGGATCATATTATCAGAATCGGTCAATATTGTTCACTCATGGCTGAAAAACTTTCTCTTTCCGAAGAGTTTATCGAAACCATATCTTATGCCGCGCCTATGCATGACATTGGTAAAATAGGCATTCCTGACAAAATTCTTCTGAAACCGGGCAAGCTTACCAATATTGAGTTTGAAACCATAAAAACACATCCGCAGATCGGGGCAAGACTTTTATCCCGATCCAAATCAAAAATTTTACAGATGGCCCATGAAATCGCCCTGAACCATCATGAAAAATTCAATGGGAAAGGGTATCCTAATCAAGCAAAAGGAATTGATATTCCTATCTCCGGACGAATTACAGCCATAGCAGACACATTTGATGCGCTCACCTCAAAACGGCCTTATAAAGACCCTTATCCTCCCGAAGTCACCTATAATATAATGAAAAAAGAAAGGGGAGAACACTTTGATCCGGATATTCTTGATGTTTTTATGAACAATTTTGAACAATTTCTGGACATCCGGGGAAAGGTTCAGGCGTTTGAAGGTAAACCCGGCCAAAGTTTCAAACTCAGTGAACGGGATAAAATAAACAGTAAAAAAAAATGA
- a CDS encoding DUF3343 domain-containing protein, with product MFKFKLFKEKKQDTPSSRAGLGILVFENTSEVIQAENILRGNNWEIRVMGPPPEIQSGCDLVIEFPLIEELAIMRFLEKAGLLPLEMVPVTNPLLQPVNLFHTKDFGRFLMIRAANMKITVEKQTRLIVNISGGGCPDVPYLAYRLVGKTLDQAPDPMNIGHTLCGYALGLAFKEMQKKCLQW from the coding sequence TTGTTTAAATTTAAGCTGTTTAAAGAAAAAAAGCAGGATACCCCATCATCCCGGGCAGGCCTGGGTATTCTTGTGTTTGAGAATACAAGCGAAGTGATTCAGGCGGAAAATATTTTAAGGGGCAACAACTGGGAAATCAGAGTAATGGGTCCTCCGCCGGAGATTCAAAGCGGGTGTGATCTGGTAATTGAGTTTCCATTGATTGAGGAACTTGCCATTATGCGCTTTCTTGAAAAAGCAGGTCTTTTGCCCCTTGAGATGGTGCCTGTTACAAATCCCCTGCTTCAGCCGGTCAACCTTTTTCACACAAAGGATTTTGGCCGGTTTCTCATGATCCGGGCCGCCAATATGAAAATCACCGTGGAAAAACAGACCCGACTGATCGTCAATATTTCAGGAGGGGGATGCCCGGATGTTCCTTATCTTGCTTACAGACTGGTGGGTAAAACATTGGACCAGGCTCCTGATCCCATGAATATAGGGCATACTCTTTGCGGGTATGCCCTTGGACTTGCTTTTAAGGAGATGCAAAAAAAATGCTTGCAGTGGTAG
- the yedE gene encoding YedE family putative selenium transporter, whose translation MIKNFFAGRWGIISVGAFIGIFAGILQKMGNPGNMGICVACFERDIAGAIGFHRAGVVQYMRPEIIGFVLGALTAAVSVKEFKPRCGSAPLVRFVLGVFAMIGALVFLGCPWRALLRLAGGDGNAVIGLLGLAGGIWIGTLFLKNGYNLGRSQPTHKSVGLLFPLIMLGLLCLMFLYPQVAGENKSGVLFYSLKGPGAMHAPLLVSLVIGLLIGYVAQRSRFCTMGAFRDLILFRHLHLLTGLISLVIFAFAANLFLGQFNPGFEGQPVAHTMHVWNFAGMVLAGLAFSLAGGCPGRQLFLSGEGDGDAAIFVLGMITGAAIAHNFGLASSPKGVGPHGIAAVAVGMIVCLFIGFTMRNKIKGV comes from the coding sequence ATGATTAAAAATTTTTTTGCCGGCCGATGGGGTATTATCAGTGTCGGCGCCTTTATCGGCATTTTTGCCGGAATTTTACAAAAAATGGGAAACCCCGGAAATATGGGAATTTGTGTGGCCTGCTTTGAAAGAGATATTGCAGGTGCCATTGGCTTTCATAGGGCAGGTGTGGTTCAATATATGCGTCCGGAAATTATCGGGTTTGTATTGGGAGCTTTGACTGCTGCCGTGAGTGTGAAAGAATTCAAGCCTCGTTGCGGATCAGCACCTCTTGTCAGGTTTGTCCTGGGTGTGTTTGCCATGATCGGGGCCCTGGTATTCCTAGGCTGTCCATGGCGGGCACTTCTTCGTCTTGCAGGCGGAGACGGCAATGCCGTTATCGGCCTGCTGGGACTTGCCGGAGGGATCTGGATCGGAACGCTTTTTTTAAAGAATGGATATAACCTCGGCAGAAGCCAGCCAACCCATAAAAGTGTGGGATTGCTCTTTCCTCTCATTATGCTGGGCCTTTTATGCCTTATGTTTCTTTATCCCCAGGTGGCAGGAGAAAATAAAAGCGGGGTATTGTTCTACAGCCTTAAAGGGCCGGGTGCCATGCATGCTCCATTGCTGGTATCCCTTGTGATAGGGCTTTTGATAGGTTATGTTGCACAAAGAAGCCGGTTTTGCACCATGGGTGCCTTTCGGGATCTGATTTTGTTCCGGCATCTTCATCTTTTAACCGGCTTGATCTCCCTTGTTATTTTTGCTTTTGCCGCAAACCTTTTTCTGGGTCAGTTCAACCCTGGATTTGAAGGACAGCCGGTTGCCCATACAATGCATGTCTGGAATTTTGCAGGAATGGTACTTGCCGGTCTTGCTTTTTCCCTGGCAGGCGGATGCCCGGGTCGTCAGCTTTTTCTTTCCGGCGAAGGTGACGGTGATGCCGCCATATTTGTGCTTGGAATGATAACGGGAGCGGCAATTGCTCATAATTTCGGTCTGGCAAGTTCGCCAAAAGGTGTTGGTCCCCATGGTATTGCTGCAGTGGCAGTTGGTATGATCGTCTGCCTGTTTATAGGATTTACAATGAGAAATAAGATAAAAGGAGTATAG
- a CDS encoding YgiQ family radical SAM protein — protein sequence MFLPTTPKELDQLNWPKLDVILVTGDAYIDSPFIGVAIIGKVLVDKGFRVGIIAQPDMNSKTDISRLGEPDLFWGITGGCVDSMVANYTALKKRRKKDDYTPGGMNTRRPDRAVIAYSNLVRKYFKKTRPIVLGGIEASLRRVAHYDFWSNKMRRSILFDAKADYLLFGMAHSTIVKFATALKENKPPEVLNGVAFISKEKKGKELPSFEAVQKDKKDYIKSFHMFYQNNDPITAQRLCQQHNDRYLILNPPEPFSTTKELDHIHSLGFERDLHPFHKKAGTVRALDTIRFSIPTHYGCYGECNFCAISVHQGRTIRYRSEESIIKEAADISHLEDFKGYITDLGGPTANMYGFECKKKLKKGACLDKRCLFPSPCKSLAPDHSNYIRLIQKVEKLPGIKKVFISSGIRYDIILNDKKNGGAYLEKIVNDNVSGQLKIAPEHTMPHVLNLMGKQPVDLLLKFKWQFDALSKQSGKKQFLTYYLIAAHPGCRMNDMKELKKFTTQKLKVTPEQVQVFTPAPSTYSTLMYYTGLDPFSMTPLFVEKNPKEKEKQKKIVTVKSYKPYGKKGN from the coding sequence ATGTTTCTTCCCACAACCCCCAAAGAACTTGACCAGCTTAACTGGCCCAAACTTGATGTGATTCTTGTCACAGGAGACGCCTATATAGATTCACCGTTTATCGGTGTTGCCATCATCGGCAAGGTCTTGGTTGACAAAGGATTTCGAGTGGGAATCATTGCCCAGCCGGACATGAACAGCAAGACAGATATTTCAAGACTTGGGGAACCCGATCTTTTCTGGGGCATTACCGGGGGGTGTGTGGATTCCATGGTGGCCAATTACACGGCTTTGAAAAAAAGAAGGAAAAAAGATGATTATACCCCGGGAGGCATGAATACCCGGCGTCCTGACAGGGCTGTAATCGCCTATTCCAACCTTGTCAGAAAATACTTTAAAAAAACCAGACCAATTGTTCTGGGCGGAATTGAAGCAAGTTTAAGACGCGTCGCACATTATGATTTCTGGTCAAACAAAATGCGGCGGTCTATCCTGTTTGATGCAAAAGCAGACTATCTTTTGTTTGGAATGGCCCACAGCACCATCGTCAAATTTGCAACAGCTTTAAAAGAAAACAAACCTCCAGAGGTCTTGAATGGTGTTGCCTTTATTTCAAAAGAAAAAAAAGGAAAAGAACTGCCCTCCTTTGAAGCGGTACAAAAAGACAAGAAAGATTATATAAAAAGTTTTCATATGTTTTATCAAAACAATGACCCCATAACAGCACAAAGACTTTGTCAACAGCACAATGACCGCTATCTGATCCTCAACCCGCCCGAGCCCTTCAGTACCACCAAAGAACTTGATCATATCCATTCACTGGGATTTGAAAGGGACCTTCATCCTTTTCATAAAAAGGCTGGAACAGTCAGAGCGCTGGATACCATACGATTTTCCATTCCTACCCATTATGGGTGCTATGGAGAGTGTAATTTTTGCGCTATTTCAGTTCACCAGGGCCGGACGATTCGGTATAGAAGCGAAGAGTCGATTATAAAAGAAGCCGCAGACATCTCACATCTTGAGGATTTTAAGGGTTATATTACAGACCTTGGAGGCCCAACGGCAAACATGTACGGGTTTGAATGTAAAAAGAAACTTAAAAAAGGTGCCTGCCTTGACAAGCGGTGTCTGTTTCCATCCCCCTGCAAAAGCCTTGCTCCTGATCACTCCAATTATATACGCCTGATCCAGAAAGTTGAAAAACTGCCTGGTATTAAAAAGGTTTTTATCAGCTCGGGCATCCGTTATGATATTATATTAAACGATAAGAAAAACGGGGGTGCATACCTTGAAAAAATCGTAAACGATAATGTTTCAGGGCAATTGAAAATAGCGCCGGAACATACCATGCCCCATGTATTGAACTTAATGGGCAAGCAGCCGGTTGATCTGCTCTTGAAATTCAAGTGGCAATTTGATGCATTGTCTAAACAATCAGGAAAAAAACAATTTTTAACCTATTATTTGATCGCCGCCCATCCAGGATGCCGGATGAACGACATGAAAGAGTTGAAAAAATTTACCACACAAAAGCTTAAGGTCACACCGGAACAGGTCCAGGTTTTTACGCCGGCCCCGTCAACCTATTCGACTCTGATGTATTACACCGGCCTGGATCCTTTTTCCATGACGCCTTTGTTTGTTGAAAAAAATCCAAAGGAAAAGGAAAAGCAGAAAAAAATTGTTACTGTTAAATCGTATAAACCGTACGGAAAGAAAGGGAATTAA
- a CDS encoding NAD(P)H-hydrate dehydratase, whose product MLAVVGTVPYPDFPLTVGRVDMVEDKLVLNGLHVPVNRGTPALLGAMINTLKVVGQKDITGFIAGDIGLGDGSRNIYQYIVENCSGMDLKTIVFHYLQPDVDWHNKILFVLKDLAVKPIMIADAGFMYAAKMSGQAEEYDLFTPDVGELAFLADETAPHPFYTRGFILHEDNKIPDLISRAYLHKNAAKNLLVKGSTDFVADKNGIVSSLNSPEAQAMEAMGGTGDTLTGIVTALIGTGMKIPKAAAIASTVNRLAGVYAAPTPATQVLEIIQQIPAALEKVLKE is encoded by the coding sequence ATGCTTGCAGTGGTAGGAACCGTTCCGTACCCGGATTTTCCCCTGACCGTGGGCAGGGTGGATATGGTTGAAGACAAGCTTGTGCTTAATGGCCTTCATGTGCCGGTGAACAGGGGAACACCTGCGCTTTTAGGAGCAATGATCAACACCTTAAAAGTTGTGGGTCAAAAAGATATCACCGGTTTTATTGCCGGTGATATCGGTCTTGGGGACGGCAGTCGCAATATTTATCAATATATAGTTGAAAATTGTTCCGGCATGGATTTGAAGACCATTGTATTTCATTACCTTCAACCGGATGTGGACTGGCATAATAAAATTTTATTTGTCCTGAAAGATTTGGCGGTCAAACCAATAATGATCGCCGATGCAGGCTTTATGTATGCAGCCAAGATGAGCGGCCAGGCAGAAGAGTATGATCTTTTCACCCCGGATGTGGGAGAACTTGCCTTTCTTGCGGATGAAACCGCTCCCCATCCTTTTTATACCCGGGGATTTATTTTACATGAAGACAATAAAATTCCAGATCTTATCAGCCGTGCATACCTGCATAAAAATGCTGCAAAAAATCTGCTGGTAAAAGGAAGCACAGACTTTGTTGCAGATAAAAACGGGATTGTTTCTTCCCTGAACAGTCCTGAGGCACAAGCAATGGAAGCAATGGGTGGAACGGGCGATACGCTTACCGGTATTGTTACAGCATTGATTGGAACAGGAATGAAAATCCCAAAAGCCGCAGCAATAGCTTCAACAGTCAATCGACTGGCCGGGGTTTATGCCGCCCCCACACCTGCCACCCAGGTTCTTGAAATTATACAGCAAATCCCGGCAGCCCTGGAAAAAGTATTAAAAGAGTAA
- a CDS encoding sulfurtransferase TusA family protein yields the protein MSITIDAKGFSCPQPVLMFMEAAALGTEKEIIVLVDTDASKENVSRAAQSKGYTVKDIQQQGDEYQINLVKD from the coding sequence GTGAGTATAACGATTGATGCAAAAGGATTTTCCTGTCCCCAGCCGGTACTGATGTTTATGGAAGCTGCTGCTCTTGGAACTGAAAAAGAGATCATTGTTCTTGTGGATACGGATGCTTCAAAGGAGAATGTCTCAAGGGCTGCACAAAGCAAAGGGTATACAGTTAAAGATATCCAACAGCAGGGGGATGAATATCAAATAAACCTTGTAAAGGATTAG
- a CDS encoding TrpB-like pyridoxal phosphate-dependent enzyme — protein MQKKIFLNEDEIPRQWYNIAADLPGTINPPLGPDGKPISPEMLAPVFPMNLIEQEVSTERWIDIPDGILDMLCRWRPSPLHRAIYLEKALKTPAKIFYKDESVSPAGSHKPNTAVAQAWYNKEFGIKRLTTETGAGQWGSALSYACALLGLECKVFMVKVSFEQKPFRKVLMQTWGGNCVASPSNETIVGREILKQTPDTPGSLGIAISEAIEQAVGDESGQTRYALGSVLNHVMLHQTIIGLEAKKQLAKAGIKKVDTVIGCAGGGSNFAGLAFPFTHDKINGADIEIIPVEPASCPTLTATPFSYDHGDVAQMTPMLPMHSLGHKYIPAPIHAGGLRYHGMAPLVSHAVEAGLMTPMAIQQLECYEAAMTFARTEGLLVAPETSHAIAATIRKALEAKETGEEKTIIFNLSGHGLMDLNGYAKYMAGDLHNISMSEKEIEESRKISMGGNPVPKI, from the coding sequence ATGCAAAAAAAAATATTTTTAAATGAAGATGAAATTCCCCGTCAATGGTATAACATAGCCGCAGACCTTCCCGGAACAATTAATCCGCCTCTGGGTCCGGACGGCAAGCCCATCAGCCCGGAGATGCTGGCCCCGGTTTTTCCTATGAACCTTATTGAGCAGGAAGTCAGCACGGAACGATGGATTGATATCCCGGACGGTATTCTGGATATGCTGTGCAGATGGAGGCCATCTCCGCTTCACCGGGCGATTTATCTTGAAAAAGCTCTGAAAACCCCTGCAAAGATATTTTACAAAGATGAAAGTGTTTCCCCTGCCGGCAGTCACAAACCAAATACCGCAGTGGCCCAGGCCTGGTATAATAAAGAGTTCGGAATCAAACGCCTGACAACTGAAACCGGTGCAGGCCAGTGGGGTTCGGCGCTTTCCTATGCCTGTGCGCTCCTGGGACTTGAATGCAAGGTTTTTATGGTAAAGGTCAGCTTTGAGCAAAAACCGTTTAGAAAAGTTTTAATGCAGACCTGGGGCGGCAATTGTGTCGCCAGTCCGTCAAATGAAACAATTGTCGGACGTGAAATTTTAAAACAGACTCCGGATACCCCGGGCAGCCTCGGTATTGCCATCAGTGAAGCCATAGAACAGGCTGTGGGCGACGAATCAGGGCAGACCCGTTACGCCTTGGGCAGTGTCCTGAATCATGTTATGCTGCATCAGACAATTATCGGTCTTGAAGCCAAAAAACAGCTTGCAAAGGCCGGAATTAAAAAAGTGGATACGGTCATAGGATGTGCAGGTGGCGGCAGTAACTTTGCAGGTCTGGCATTTCCGTTTACCCACGATAAGATCAATGGGGCTGATATTGAAATCATTCCTGTGGAACCGGCTTCCTGCCCCACATTAACTGCAACCCCCTTTTCCTACGATCACGGGGATGTAGCCCAGATGACACCCATGCTGCCCATGCATTCACTGGGACACAAATATATTCCGGCTCCCATTCATGCCGGAGGGTTACGCTATCATGGCATGGCACCACTGGTATCCCATGCGGTTGAAGCCGGACTGATGACCCCCATGGCAATTCAGCAGCTTGAGTGTTACGAAGCTGCCATGACCTTTGCCAGAACAGAAGGGCTTCTGGTGGCACCTGAAACCAGCCATGCCATTGCAGCCACTATTAGAAAGGCCCTTGAAGCCAAAGAAACAGGTGAGGAAAAGACCATTATTTTTAATTTAAGCGGTCACGGACTCATGGATCTTAACGGATATGCCAAATATATGGCAGGTGATCTTCATAATATTTCAATGTCTGAGAAAGAAATTGAAGAATCAAGAAAAATAAGTATGGGTGGAAATCCTGTTCCTAAAATTTAG
- a CDS encoding endonuclease/exonuclease/phosphatase family protein, translated as MKKFIRIIFGLVCVLVLGFAGLIGYATWSDYRPDPTTRIFENQHAPVVSEQKSYRLMIWNIGYGGLDRDMDFFYDGGKQVRPSRQIVAKNILAIEQFVARQKDIDFFLLQEVDQNSKRSYSMDEVSILSTIFLQYHSSFGKNYDVFFVPVPVFDPLGRVLAGLQTLSRFEPVSVVRHSFPGNYAWPQGLFMLDRCFMVSRYRLEKKKEMVVVNTHNSAYDDGTLRQRQMACLKDFLIREYKKGNHVIVGGDWNQCPPGFKPDFERNLMDNESRMDIEKEYLPGWKWAYDEKMPTNRRLVAPYDEKTTLTTVIDFFLVSPNIDIEQVHGVYLDFKHSDHNPVKLEIKLKDGV; from the coding sequence ATGAAAAAATTTATCAGGATTATTTTTGGACTTGTTTGTGTTTTGGTGTTGGGATTTGCCGGTCTTATCGGGTATGCCACCTGGTCGGACTACAGGCCTGATCCGACAACCCGGATATTTGAAAATCAACATGCCCCTGTCGTTTCTGAACAGAAAAGCTATCGGCTTATGATCTGGAATATCGGATATGGTGGATTGGACCGGGATATGGATTTTTTTTATGATGGCGGAAAACAGGTTCGGCCTTCTAGACAGATCGTGGCAAAGAATATATTGGCCATTGAACAATTTGTCGCCCGCCAAAAGGACATTGATTTTTTCTTATTGCAGGAAGTGGATCAAAATTCCAAACGAAGCTATTCCATGGATGAGGTTTCAATTCTGTCAACAATATTTCTCCAATATCATTCCAGTTTCGGGAAAAATTATGATGTGTTTTTTGTGCCGGTTCCTGTGTTTGATCCACTTGGTCGTGTTCTGGCCGGGTTACAGACATTATCCCGGTTTGAACCTGTGTCTGTTGTCCGGCATTCTTTTCCGGGAAACTATGCATGGCCCCAGGGATTGTTCATGCTGGACAGGTGTTTTATGGTTTCACGATACAGGCTTGAGAAAAAAAAAGAGATGGTGGTTGTCAACACCCACAATTCCGCCTATGACGACGGCACCTTAAGGCAGCGTCAGATGGCCTGTCTTAAGGATTTTTTGATCCGTGAATATAAAAAAGGCAATCATGTGATCGTCGGAGGAGATTGGAACCAGTGTCCCCCTGGCTTTAAACCTGACTTTGAACGAAACCTCATGGACAATGAAAGTCGTATGGACATTGAAAAAGAGTATCTGCCCGGATGGAAATGGGCCTATGATGAAAAAATGCCAACCAACAGGCGTCTTGTTGCCCCATATGATGAAAAAACAACCCTGACAACAGTGATTGATTTTTTCCTGGTATCACCCAATATTGACATCGAACAGGTCCACGGCGTTTATCTTGATTTTAAACATTCGGATCACAATCCGGTAAAACTGGAAATAAAATTAAAGGATGGCGTTTAA
- a CDS encoding response regulator, with protein MVDFTAPESTIMIVDDEQEHIESLKQILDQFGFNLQLALNGYKVFELLEDTLPDIILLDVLMPEMDGFEVCRRLKSNKTTKNIPVILMTSLTETVNKVTGLELGAADYITKPFQKEEVLARLKAHFVMRQLHLQLDKTRQTLDDEVSLRTMELTKSNEQLKKQLAEHKRMEKILKQAQKMEAISTLSSGIAHDFNNILSIIIGYCEMAAMEKQPDDSKIGDCLEKISSAAFRAKELVQHLLTFCRQTEQEKKHIKITPILNYVLNYLKANFSSSIEIKQEIREETGTVLADPAQIHQLILNLCQNAGQVMTEDGGMLSIGLKQIFLDPESVSEYPNLVSGHYVSIVVEDTGPGMDQEIVERIFDPYFTTKEPGEGTGLGLAVAQGIAVSHGGTIVVASQPGKGSSFEVLLPCRQTESYKPDIKGDQTLPRGSGNVLFVDDEDALVDFGKIVLERVGYKVEGYTSSIEALEEFKKTPQKFDLVITDHIMPKLQGMELAKKILKVRGNIPVMLCTGTKSEELIEHAKAAGIVEVIQKPIPMKTLIKLINNILAKK; from the coding sequence ATGGTCGATTTCACAGCACCTGAAAGCACCATTATGATTGTTGATGATGAACAGGAACATATTGAGAGCCTGAAACAGATACTGGATCAGTTCGGGTTTAACCTGCAACTGGCACTCAATGGATACAAGGTGTTTGAGCTTTTGGAAGACACGCTTCCAGATATCATTCTTCTGGATGTATTAATGCCTGAAATGGATGGGTTTGAAGTATGTCGCAGACTCAAATCAAACAAAACAACTAAAAATATTCCAGTTATATTAATGACCTCCCTTACAGAGACGGTCAACAAAGTCACAGGCCTTGAACTGGGAGCAGCAGACTATATCACCAAACCCTTTCAAAAAGAAGAGGTTTTGGCCCGCCTGAAAGCCCATTTTGTGATGCGCCAACTCCACCTGCAACTGGATAAGACACGGCAGACGCTGGATGACGAGGTTTCCCTGCGAACCATGGAACTTACCAAGTCAAATGAGCAATTAAAAAAACAGCTGGCTGAACATAAACGAATGGAAAAAATCCTCAAGCAGGCCCAGAAAATGGAAGCCATCAGCACATTGTCCAGTGGAATAGCTCATGATTTTAATAATATTCTTTCCATTATCATCGGATATTGCGAAATGGCAGCCATGGAGAAACAGCCGGATGATTCAAAAATCGGAGACTGCCTGGAAAAAATCAGTTCAGCGGCTTTCAGGGCCAAGGAACTTGTTCAGCATCTTTTAACCTTTTGCCGGCAGACAGAACAGGAGAAAAAACACATTAAAATCACCCCGATTTTAAATTATGTTCTAAATTATCTTAAAGCCAATTTTTCCAGCAGTATTGAAATCAAACAAGAGATCCGGGAAGAAACAGGTACGGTTCTGGCTGATCCGGCCCAGATTCATCAATTGATATTAAACCTTTGCCAGAATGCAGGCCAGGTCATGACAGAGGATGGCGGAATGCTGAGCATTGGTTTAAAACAGATTTTTTTAGATCCGGAAAGCGTGTCTGAATATCCCAATCTGGTTTCAGGTCATTATGTCAGCATTGTTGTTGAGGATACGGGTCCGGGTATGGACCAGGAAATTGTCGAACGAATTTTTGATCCGTATTTTACGACAAAAGAACCAGGAGAAGGAACAGGACTTGGTCTGGCAGTTGCCCAGGGGATTGCCGTCAGCCATGGGGGAACAATAGTTGTAGCCAGCCAGCCTGGAAAAGGTTCTTCATTTGAAGTACTTCTTCCCTGCAGACAGACTGAAAGTTATAAGCCCGATATCAAAGGAGATCAAACTCTTCCAAGGGGCAGCGGGAATGTGTTGTTTGTGGACGATGAAGATGCCCTGGTTGATTTCGGCAAAATTGTCCTTGAAAGAGTGGGATACAAAGTTGAGGGATATACCAGCAGCATTGAGGCATTGGAGGAGTTCAAAAAAACGCCACAAAAATTTGACCTTGTTATTACCGACCATATCATGCCTAAACTGCAAGGCATGGAACTGGCAAAAAAAATACTGAAAGTGCGCGGCAATATCCCTGTGATGTTATGTACCGGAACCAAAAGCGAGGAATTGATTGAACATGCCAAAGCCGCAGGAATTGTTGAAGTTATTCAAAAACCAATTCCCATGAAGACATTGATCAAACTGATTAACAACATACTTGCAAAAAAATAA